Proteins from a single region of Pseudomonas fulva:
- a CDS encoding monovalent cation/H+ antiporter subunit D has product MNHALILPILIPLFTGSLLLVRSQLSITAKRWVSLLATWSLLPLSAWLVLQADAGALQVYALGNWQAPFGIVLLLDRLAALMLLVTAALASFAMLYAVRGDDQRGPNFHALMQFQLLGINGAFLTGDLFNLFVFFEILLIASYSLLVYGGGPKRIKAGMHYVVLNLVASSFFLIGVGMLYGLLGTLNIADLALKVAEADADRQHLLAAAGYLLLIVFGLKGAILPLYFWLPNAYAAATAPVAALFAVMTKVGLYAIIRVFTLVFGSEAGQLAHLVDYLLWPLAALTLLLGMAGALAARSLGRLIGYLVIVSVGTLLAGVALGSVQSLSAALYYLIHSTWICGGLFLLADMLARQRGEIGLRLRKGPQLLQPKLLGGLFFIGAISVAGLPPFSGFLGKLMLLRSVETGWQAVVLWPVVLLGGLGMIIALVRAGSTLFWRCTGEPAATAEFDRIRALATICLLAGGPLLVAAAQPIHEYTQAAAQQLLDVNAYLQIVRGGER; this is encoded by the coding sequence ATGAACCATGCGTTGATCCTGCCGATCCTGATTCCGCTGTTCACCGGCAGCCTGCTGCTGGTTCGCTCGCAGCTGTCGATCACCGCCAAGCGCTGGGTATCCCTACTGGCCACCTGGTCGCTGCTGCCGCTGAGCGCCTGGCTGGTGCTGCAGGCGGACGCCGGCGCGCTGCAGGTCTATGCCCTGGGCAACTGGCAGGCGCCGTTCGGCATCGTCCTGCTGCTCGACCGCCTGGCGGCGCTGATGCTGCTGGTGACCGCGGCGCTGGCCAGCTTCGCCATGCTCTATGCGGTACGCGGCGATGACCAGCGGGGCCCGAACTTCCATGCGCTGATGCAGTTTCAGTTGCTCGGCATCAACGGTGCCTTCCTGACCGGCGACCTGTTCAACCTATTCGTGTTCTTCGAGATCCTGCTGATCGCCTCCTACTCGCTGCTGGTCTATGGTGGCGGGCCAAAGCGCATCAAGGCGGGCATGCACTACGTGGTGCTCAACCTGGTGGCCTCGTCGTTCTTCCTGATCGGCGTGGGCATGCTCTATGGCCTGCTCGGCACCTTGAACATCGCCGACCTGGCGCTGAAGGTGGCCGAAGCCGATGCCGACCGCCAGCACCTGCTGGCCGCCGCCGGCTATCTGCTGCTGATCGTCTTCGGCCTCAAGGGCGCCATCCTGCCGCTGTACTTCTGGCTGCCCAATGCCTATGCGGCGGCCACGGCACCGGTGGCCGCCCTGTTCGCGGTGATGACCAAGGTCGGGCTGTACGCGATCATCCGGGTGTTCACCCTGGTGTTCGGCAGCGAGGCGGGGCAGCTGGCTCATCTGGTCGATTACCTGCTATGGCCGCTGGCGGCGCTGACCCTGCTGCTCGGTATGGCCGGCGCGCTGGCGGCGCGTAGCCTGGGCCGGCTGATCGGCTACCTGGTGATCGTCTCGGTCGGTACGCTGCTCGCAGGCGTCGCGCTGGGCAGTGTGCAAAGCCTGAGTGCGGCGCTGTACTACCTGATTCACAGCACCTGGATATGCGGCGGCCTGTTCCTGCTGGCCGACATGCTGGCCCGTCAACGCGGCGAGATAGGCTTGCGTCTGCGCAAGGGCCCGCAGTTGCTGCAGCCCAAGCTGCTGGGCGGGTTGTTCTTCATCGGCGCGATCTCCGTGGCCGGCCTGCCGCCGTTCTCCGGTTTCCTGGGCAAGCTGATGCTGCTGCGTTCGGTGGAAACCGGCTGGCAGGCAGTGGTGCTCTGGCCGGTGGTGCTGCTCGGTGGCCTGGGCATGATCATCGCCCTGGTGCGCGCCGGCAGCACGCTGTTCTGGCGCTGCACCGGCGAGCCGGCGGCAACTGCCGAGTTCGATCGTATCCGCGCGCTGGCGACCATTTGCCTGCTGGCTGGCGGGCCGCTGCTGGTCGCGGCGGCGCAGCCGATTCATGAGTACACCCAGGCGGCCGCCCAGCAGTTGCTGGACGTGAACGCCTATCTGCAGATCGTCCGCGGAGGTGAGCGATGA
- the pdxH gene encoding pyridoxamine 5'-phosphate oxidase: MTQTLADMRRDYTRDGLSEDQAPLEPLALFRSWFADAVKTEQLPVEPNAMTLATVDADGRPHCRVLLLKGLDERGFTFFSNYQSAKGEQLEANPFAALTFFWPTLERQVRIEGRVERVTPAESDAYFQVRPLGSRLGAWASPQSKVIHDRGELEGLLAQTERRFADQAPECPPHWGGYRLLPERIEFWQGRASRLHDRLDYRREGEAWLRQRLAP, encoded by the coding sequence ATGACTCAGACCCTGGCCGACATGCGCCGTGATTACACCCGTGACGGGTTGAGCGAGGATCAGGCGCCGCTCGAGCCCCTCGCGCTGTTCAGAAGCTGGTTCGCCGACGCGGTGAAAACCGAGCAGCTCCCCGTGGAACCCAATGCCATGACCCTGGCGACCGTCGATGCCGATGGTCGCCCGCATTGCCGTGTGCTGCTGCTCAAGGGTCTGGACGAGCGGGGCTTCACCTTCTTCAGCAACTACCAGAGCGCCAAGGGCGAGCAGCTGGAGGCCAACCCTTTTGCCGCGCTGACCTTCTTCTGGCCGACCCTGGAGCGCCAGGTGCGTATCGAAGGGCGAGTCGAGCGGGTGACGCCTGCCGAGTCCGACGCCTACTTCCAGGTGCGCCCGCTGGGCAGCCGCCTCGGTGCCTGGGCCTCGCCGCAAAGCAAGGTGATCCACGACCGCGGCGAGCTGGAAGGCCTGCTGGCGCAAACCGAACGACGCTTCGCCGACCAGGCGCCCGAGTGCCCGCCACACTGGGGCGGTTATCGCCTGCTGCCCGAACGCATCGAGTTCTGGCAGGGGCGTGCCAGCCGTCTGCACGACCGTCTCGACTATCGCCGCGAGGGCGAAGCCTGGCTGCGCCAGCGCCTGGCGCCCTGA
- a CDS encoding GntP family permease: MALVLILVALIAFIVVSTTRLKLHPFLALLAAALIAGFAYQLPHQDILKTVATGFGGILGNIGIVIVLGTIIGVILERSGAAITMAETVIKLLGERFPTLTMSIIGYLVSIPVFCDSGYVILNSLKNALAARMKVSVVAMSVALATGLYATHTFVPPTPGPIAAAGNLGLGSSLGLVIVVGLVVAMVTALAGMLWANRFIGKDIELVDDGTPMPGSEDFAALRAQYGTLPSATQAFAPIFVPILLICLGSIAAFPSRPLGDGTLLSVLSFLGHPVMALLVGLALACTLLKGNGKRQNLHDRVSEGIVSAAPIILITGAGGAFGAVLSATPLGNYLGTTLSALGVGLFMPFLVAAALKTAQGSTTVALVTTSAMVAPLLGQLGLDSEMGRVLTVMAIGAGGMTVSHANDSFFWVVTQFSRMPVAVAYRAQTMATLIQGVVGILTVWLLSLVLL; the protein is encoded by the coding sequence ATGGCTCTGGTTCTGATCCTGGTCGCACTGATCGCGTTCATCGTGGTGTCGACCACCCGTCTCAAGCTGCATCCCTTCCTGGCTCTGCTGGCGGCGGCCCTGATCGCCGGCTTCGCTTACCAGTTGCCCCATCAGGACATTCTCAAGACCGTCGCCACGGGCTTCGGTGGCATCCTGGGCAACATCGGTATCGTCATCGTGCTGGGCACCATCATCGGCGTGATCCTCGAGCGCAGCGGCGCCGCGATCACCATGGCCGAGACGGTCATCAAGCTGCTCGGCGAGCGCTTTCCCACCCTGACCATGTCGATCATCGGTTACCTAGTGTCGATTCCGGTGTTCTGCGATTCCGGTTACGTGATCCTCAATTCGTTGAAGAACGCCCTGGCGGCGCGCATGAAGGTCTCGGTAGTGGCCATGAGCGTGGCGCTGGCGACCGGCCTCTACGCCACCCACACCTTCGTGCCGCCGACGCCCGGGCCGATTGCCGCCGCCGGTAACCTTGGCCTCGGTTCCAGCCTGGGCCTGGTGATCGTCGTCGGTCTGGTGGTGGCGATGGTCACCGCGCTGGCCGGCATGCTCTGGGCCAACCGTTTCATCGGCAAGGACATCGAGCTGGTGGACGACGGTACGCCCATGCCGGGCAGCGAGGACTTCGCCGCCCTGCGCGCTCAATACGGCACCCTGCCCAGTGCAACCCAGGCCTTCGCGCCGATCTTCGTACCGATCCTGCTGATCTGTCTGGGCTCGATCGCGGCATTTCCGAGCCGGCCGCTGGGCGATGGCACGCTGTTGAGCGTACTGAGCTTCCTGGGCCATCCGGTAATGGCGCTGCTGGTCGGTCTGGCCTTGGCGTGCACCCTGCTCAAGGGCAATGGCAAGCGCCAGAACCTGCATGACCGTGTCTCGGAGGGGATCGTGTCCGCTGCGCCGATCATTCTGATCACCGGGGCAGGGGGCGCCTTTGGCGCCGTGCTCAGCGCCACGCCGCTGGGCAATTACCTGGGAACCACCCTGTCCGCCTTGGGCGTAGGGCTGTTCATGCCCTTCCTGGTCGCCGCGGCCCTGAAAACCGCCCAGGGCTCGACCACCGTGGCGCTGGTGACCACCTCGGCGATGGTTGCACCGTTGCTTGGCCAGCTGGGCCTGGATAGCGAGATGGGCCGGGTACTGACCGTAATGGCCATCGGTGCCGGCGGCATGACGGTGTCCCATGCCAACGACAGTTTCTTCTGGGTGGTGACCCAGTTCAGCCGCATGCCGGTGGCCGTCGCCTATCGCGCGCAGACCATGGCCACCCTGATCCAGGGTGTGGTCGGCATCCTTACCGTGTGGCTGCTTAGCCTGGTGCTGCTCTAA
- a CDS encoding Na+/H+ antiporter subunit C, producing the protein MEALFAITLGVLAASGVYLLMRARIYPVVMGLTLISYAVNLFLFAMGRLGTGVPAVIGKSAEYGDPIPQALVLTAIVIGFAMTAFVVVLSLRALGELRTDHVDGEESR; encoded by the coding sequence ATGGAAGCGCTATTCGCCATTACCCTCGGCGTGCTGGCCGCCAGCGGTGTTTACCTGCTGATGCGTGCACGCATCTACCCGGTGGTCATGGGCCTGACCCTGATCTCCTACGCGGTCAACCTGTTCCTGTTCGCCATGGGCCGCCTGGGTACCGGGGTGCCCGCGGTCATCGGCAAGAGCGCCGAGTACGGTGACCCGATTCCCCAGGCACTGGTGCTCACCGCCATCGTCATCGGCTTTGCCATGACGGCCTTCGTGGTGGTGCTGTCGTTGCGCGCCCTGGGTGAGCTGCGCACCGACCATGTCGATGGCGAGGAGTCGCGCTGA
- a CDS encoding Na+/H+ antiporter subunit E, which translates to MSLSRLFPHPMLSVLLTVIWLLMVNAPSVGHLVLGAFLGWGIALLCSGFMLDVPRLRRPLLLCRYLLMVLWDIVIANLHVARLVLGSTRKLRPAFVEVPMDIENDFMLSVLACIVSLTPGTVSSGLSSDHKTLLLHGLDVADDQALIAEVKSRYEAPLMEIFECSRT; encoded by the coding sequence ATGAGCCTGTCCCGTCTGTTCCCCCACCCCATGCTCAGCGTGCTGCTCACGGTCATCTGGTTGCTGATGGTCAATGCGCCGAGCGTGGGCCACCTGGTGCTGGGCGCGTTTCTCGGTTGGGGCATCGCCCTGCTGTGCAGTGGCTTCATGCTCGACGTGCCGCGCCTGCGCCGCCCGCTGCTGCTGTGCCGCTACCTGTTGATGGTGCTGTGGGACATCGTCATCGCCAACCTGCACGTGGCGCGCCTGGTGCTCGGCTCCACGCGCAAGCTGCGCCCGGCATTCGTCGAGGTGCCGATGGACATCGAGAACGACTTCATGCTCTCGGTGCTCGCCTGCATCGTGTCGCTGACGCCGGGCACCGTGTCCTCGGGCCTCAGCAGCGACCACAAGACCCTGCTGCTGCATGGCCTGGACGTGGCCGATGACCAGGCGCTGATCGCCGAGGTCAAGTCGCGCTATGAAGCCCCGCTGATGGAGATTTTCGAATGCTCGCGTACGTGA
- a CDS encoding OmpA family protein yields MLSYKTCALALCVLLTGCSLFEKKEDPKPVPMPPPEVTQAWLDEYEPLVRDAIKDSNFEMERRENLLVVTAPVKGSFNPDRPGMLLPVTLGPITRVAKVMEKDSKVGVLVLGHADSSGALETNRALSLERARAFTAIFRLSGLKQDRLMVKGMGPDMPRAANDSANGRELNRRVEILLTRQDTLQALIAKYSTPEPAPAAATAVAAADKPAEKAAAKADAKPAGKTVAKASTKSKPKAAAKPAAKPAAKAVAKTADKPAAKSTTKLADAKKVVAADQAK; encoded by the coding sequence ATGCTTTCCTATAAGACTTGCGCGCTGGCGCTTTGCGTACTGCTGACAGGTTGCTCCCTGTTCGAGAAGAAGGAAGATCCCAAGCCGGTTCCCATGCCGCCGCCCGAAGTCACCCAGGCCTGGCTGGACGAATACGAGCCGCTGGTGCGTGACGCGATCAAGGACAGCAACTTCGAGATGGAGCGTCGTGAGAACCTGCTGGTGGTCACCGCGCCGGTCAAGGGCTCGTTCAACCCGGATCGCCCGGGCATGCTGCTGCCGGTCACCCTGGGCCCGATCACCCGCGTGGCCAAGGTAATGGAAAAAGACAGCAAGGTCGGCGTGCTGGTACTCGGCCATGCCGACAGCAGCGGTGCCCTGGAGACCAACCGCGCGCTGAGCCTCGAGCGTGCCCGCGCGTTCACCGCCATCTTCCGCCTCAGCGGCCTCAAGCAGGATCGCCTGATGGTCAAGGGCATGGGCCCGGACATGCCGCGCGCCGCCAATGACAGCGCTAACGGCCGTGAGCTCAATCGCCGCGTGGAGATTCTGCTGACCCGCCAGGACACCCTGCAGGCCCTGATCGCCAAATACAGCACGCCGGAACCGGCACCGGCTGCCGCCACGGCCGTTGCCGCGGCCGACAAACCCGCCGAGAAAGCCGCTGCCAAGGCTGACGCCAAACCTGCGGGCAAAACCGTGGCCAAGGCTTCTACCAAGTCCAAGCCCAAGGCCGCTGCAAAACCAGCCGCCAAGCCAGCTGCCAAGGCGGTCGCCAAAACTGCCGACAAGCCCGCCGCCAAGAGCACCACCAAGCTGGCCGATGCCAAGAAAGTGGTTGCCGCAGATCAAGCCAAATAA
- a CDS encoding sugar diacid recognition domain-containing protein — protein MLELDSTLAQHIVDRAMAILPYNINVMDAQGMIIGSGDPLRLHTRHEGAQLVLANRRVVEIDEQAATCLRGVRPGVNLPLLHADELIGVLGITGDPEVVRPYAELVRMAAEMLVEQRQLQAERHWQRHQLDAWLRQLFDPSVAIATLSAEAERQGLTFNWPRQVCLLELHEQGEPLAQQARLLGAMAGKKEHLWAPLGMRELLWCRPVAAGQDDHHWLEGADERSWGVTRLLVSDAVRSHAQLRQACLALRDLQAFARARHPASRLVALEEHRLPTLLHAQRNSWLLQGWLAPLKQVLAQDGNGVLRETLEAWCEHDGQVQSCAAALGIHRNTLRYRLERIAELSGVELTRLDRRLQLSLGLGLIEPD, from the coding sequence ATGCTTGAACTCGACTCCACCCTGGCCCAGCACATCGTCGATCGCGCCATGGCCATCCTGCCCTACAACATCAACGTGATGGATGCCCAGGGCATGATCATCGGCAGCGGCGACCCGCTGCGCCTGCACACCCGCCATGAAGGGGCGCAACTGGTGCTGGCCAACCGGCGGGTGGTGGAGATCGACGAGCAGGCCGCGACCTGCCTGCGTGGTGTACGCCCTGGGGTGAATCTGCCCTTGCTGCATGCCGATGAGCTGATCGGCGTACTGGGCATCACCGGCGACCCCGAGGTGGTGCGGCCCTACGCCGAACTGGTGCGCATGGCCGCGGAGATGCTGGTCGAGCAGCGTCAGTTGCAAGCCGAACGGCATTGGCAGCGCCATCAGCTGGACGCCTGGTTGCGTCAGCTGTTCGACCCGTCGGTTGCCATCGCCACCCTGAGCGCCGAAGCCGAGCGTCAGGGCCTGACGTTCAACTGGCCGCGTCAGGTATGCCTGCTGGAATTGCACGAGCAGGGCGAGCCCCTGGCGCAGCAGGCTCGGCTGCTGGGCGCCATGGCTGGCAAGAAGGAACACCTGTGGGCGCCTTTGGGCATGCGTGAACTGCTCTGGTGCCGACCGGTAGCTGCCGGCCAGGACGATCATCATTGGCTGGAGGGCGCCGATGAACGTAGCTGGGGCGTGACTCGCCTGTTGGTCAGCGATGCGGTGCGGTCGCATGCTCAATTGCGTCAGGCGTGTCTGGCGCTGCGTGATCTGCAGGCGTTTGCCCGAGCGCGTCACCCGGCCTCGCGTCTGGTGGCACTGGAAGAGCATCGTTTGCCAACCCTGCTGCATGCCCAGCGCAACAGCTGGCTGCTGCAGGGCTGGCTGGCACCGTTGAAGCAGGTGCTCGCCCAGGACGGCAATGGCGTGCTGCGCGAAACCCTCGAAGCCTGGTGTGAGCACGATGGCCAGGTGCAGAGCTGCGCGGCGGCACTGGGGATCCATCGCAACACCCTGCGCTATCGCCTCGAGCGCATCGCCGAGCTCAGCGGCGTGGAGCTGACGCGTCTGGATCGCCGTCTGCAGTTGTCGCTGGGGCTGGGATTGATCGAGCCGGACTGA
- a CDS encoding monovalent cation/H+ antiporter subunit A produces MALALIIALPFIGIFLPLLADRMGRSLCALAAALGPAAALLLLWLQQPAVSAGNVQVVSYAWLPELGLNLSLRLDGLGFLFALMILGIGLLVILYARYYLSKQEPMGRFFAYLLLFMGAMLGVVLSENMLLMLVFWELTSLSSFLLVGFWNGSSDARRGSRMALTVTGGGGLALLAGILLLGNIAGSFELSEVLAAGDTIRSHGLYPITLILILLGVFTKSAQFPFHFWLPQAMAAPTPVSAYLHSATMVKAGVFLLARLYPALAGTEWWFYLVSMTGMATLLFGAIMALFQHDLKGLLAYSTISHLGLITLLFGFNTDLSSVAAVFHIINHATFKASLFMAAGIIDHETGSRDMRRIAGLWKYMPHTAVLAMVAASAMAGVPLLNGFLSKEMFFTETLNQDLLGIFNWMIPTVATLAGVFSVAYSLRFIHDVFFNGEPKDLPKYPPHEPPRYMKIPVEILVFLCLLVGMLPAYTVAPLLASAASATLGGEVPYYSLAIWHGFNVPLGMSVVALIGGIIVYACREPLFRWYNGMPEMDAKELFELLNARLVKSARWLTKLLESGSQQRYVAFLLLSALILIITALSPMESLSGDVPLTPPDGITVLGMAVLCVMAVLTVVFHRNRLKALMTLSCAGLMVALAFARYSAPDLALTQLSVEVVTIILLVLALFFMPDRTPVESSSLRGLRDVLLAGGTGIVVALLAYAVMTRPYDSIASFFLENSVSGGGGTNVVNVILVDFRGFDTLGEISVLAIAAIGIYGLLAGLHLPHPLTDPNGKLWSRDSHPMILDSIARILLPMALLVSAFIFLRGHNLPGGGFIAGLITAIALILQYVAHGVEWTQRRMPWSYHSIAGLGVLIAALTGLGSLAFGAPFLTSAFDYFHLPLIGKFELATALLFDLGVYLAVVGSTLLILSNIGHVSQDETSKEVL; encoded by the coding sequence ATGGCGCTTGCGCTGATCATCGCCTTACCATTTATAGGCATCTTTCTACCGCTGCTGGCTGACCGCATGGGCCGCTCGCTCTGCGCGCTGGCCGCGGCGCTCGGCCCGGCCGCCGCCTTGCTGCTGCTGTGGCTCCAGCAACCGGCGGTGTCCGCTGGCAACGTACAGGTGGTGAGCTATGCGTGGTTGCCGGAGTTGGGGCTCAATCTGAGCCTGCGCCTGGACGGCCTGGGGTTTCTTTTCGCCCTGATGATTCTCGGCATCGGCCTGCTGGTGATCCTCTACGCCCGTTACTACCTGAGCAAGCAGGAGCCCATGGGGCGTTTCTTCGCCTATCTGCTGCTGTTCATGGGGGCCATGCTGGGCGTGGTGCTTTCCGAGAACATGCTGCTGATGCTGGTGTTCTGGGAGCTGACCAGCCTGTCCTCGTTCCTGTTGGTCGGTTTCTGGAACGGCAGCTCGGATGCCCGCCGCGGCTCGCGCATGGCGCTGACCGTCACCGGCGGCGGCGGCCTGGCGCTGCTGGCCGGCATTCTGCTGCTGGGCAACATCGCCGGCAGTTTCGAGCTGAGCGAAGTGCTGGCGGCGGGCGACACCATTCGCAGCCACGGCCTGTATCCGATCACCCTGATCCTGATCCTGCTCGGCGTGTTCACCAAGTCGGCGCAGTTCCCGTTCCATTTCTGGCTGCCCCAGGCCATGGCGGCGCCAACCCCGGTCTCCGCGTACCTGCACTCGGCAACGATGGTCAAGGCGGGGGTTTTCCTGCTGGCCCGTTTATACCCGGCCCTGGCAGGCACCGAGTGGTGGTTCTACCTGGTCAGCATGACCGGCATGGCAACCCTGCTGTTCGGGGCGATCATGGCGCTGTTCCAGCATGACCTCAAAGGGCTGCTCGCCTATTCGACCATCAGCCATCTGGGCCTGATCACCCTGCTGTTCGGCTTCAACACCGACCTGTCCTCGGTCGCCGCGGTGTTCCACATCATTAACCACGCGACCTTCAAGGCCTCGCTGTTCATGGCCGCCGGCATCATCGATCACGAAACCGGCAGTCGCGACATGCGCCGTATCGCCGGGCTCTGGAAATACATGCCGCATACCGCCGTGCTGGCCATGGTGGCGGCTTCGGCAATGGCCGGGGTGCCGCTGCTCAACGGCTTCCTGAGCAAGGAAATGTTCTTTACCGAAACGCTCAATCAGGATCTGCTGGGCATCTTCAACTGGATGATCCCCACCGTCGCGACCCTGGCCGGGGTGTTCTCGGTGGCCTATTCGCTGCGCTTCATCCACGACGTGTTCTTCAACGGCGAGCCCAAGGACCTGCCCAAGTATCCGCCCCACGAGCCGCCGCGCTACATGAAGATTCCGGTGGAGATCCTGGTGTTCCTGTGCCTGCTGGTCGGCATGCTGCCGGCCTACACGGTGGCGCCGTTGCTGGCATCGGCGGCCAGCGCCACCCTGGGCGGCGAGGTGCCGTACTACAGCCTGGCGATCTGGCACGGTTTCAACGTGCCGCTGGGCATGAGCGTGGTCGCGCTGATCGGCGGCATCATCGTCTATGCCTGCCGCGAGCCGCTGTTCCGCTGGTACAACGGCATGCCGGAGATGGATGCCAAGGAGCTGTTCGAGCTGCTCAACGCACGCCTGGTGAAGAGCGCCCGCTGGCTGACCAAGCTGCTGGAAAGCGGCTCCCAGCAGCGTTACGTGGCCTTCCTGTTGCTCAGCGCGCTGATCCTGATCATCACCGCCCTGTCGCCGATGGAATCGCTCAGCGGCGATGTGCCGCTGACGCCGCCCGATGGCATCACCGTGCTCGGCATGGCCGTGCTGTGCGTGATGGCGGTGCTGACCGTGGTATTCCACCGCAATCGCCTCAAGGCGCTGATGACCCTGAGTTGCGCGGGCTTGATGGTGGCCCTGGCGTTCGCCCGTTATTCGGCGCCGGATCTGGCCCTGACCCAGTTGTCGGTGGAGGTGGTGACCATCATCCTGCTGGTGCTGGCGCTGTTCTTCATGCCCGATCGCACGCCGGTGGAGTCGAGCAGCCTGCGTGGCCTGCGTGACGTGCTGCTGGCCGGCGGCACCGGGATCGTCGTGGCGCTGCTGGCCTATGCGGTGATGACCCGACCGTACGACAGCATCGCCTCGTTCTTCCTCGAGAACAGCGTCAGCGGTGGCGGCGGCACCAACGTGGTCAACGTGATTCTGGTCGACTTCCGCGGCTTCGATACCTTGGGCGAGATCAGCGTCCTGGCAATCGCGGCGATCGGCATCTACGGCCTGCTGGCTGGCCTGCACCTGCCACACCCGCTTACCGATCCGAACGGCAAACTCTGGTCGCGGGACAGCCACCCGATGATTCTCGACAGCATCGCGCGCATCCTCCTGCCGATGGCGCTGCTGGTCTCGGCCTTCATCTTCCTGCGTGGGCACAACCTGCCAGGGGGCGGCTTCATCGCCGGGCTGATCACCGCCATCGCGCTGATCCTCCAGTACGTGGCCCATGGCGTGGAATGGACCCAGCGGCGCATGCCCTGGAGCTACCACAGCATCGCCGGCCTCGGGGTGCTGATCGCCGCACTGACCGGCCTGGGCAGCCTGGCTTTCGGTGCGCCGTTCCTGACCTCGGCGTTCGATTATTTCCACCTGCCGCTGATCGGTAAATTCGAGTTGGCCACCGCGCTGCTCTTCGACCTGGGCGTCTACCTCGCGGTGGTCGGTTCCACATTGCTGATCCTCTCCAACATCGGCCACGTCAGTCAGGATGAAACCAGCAAGGAGGTACTCTGA
- a CDS encoding glycerate kinase: MKIVIAPDSFKESLSAPEVARAIARGWLAVYPDAEIALCPMADGGEGTVDAVLAASGGERRELTVKGPLATPVSAHWGWLGDGTAVIEMAAASGLHWVPSEQRDARVTSSYGTGELISAALDAGATRIILGLGGSATNDGGSGLLRALGVRFLDAGGNQLRQGGAALAALQRVDLSGLDERLQHVEVDVAADVDNPLCGPKGASAVFGPQKGANPEQVKELDAALARLAEVVGEALGEDFSTFPGVGAAGGLGFAAKAFLGARFRPGIELVAELSGLAEAVRGADLVITGEGRLDAQSLHGKTPVGVARVAQAQGVPVIALAGSLGDGYQQVREAGIEACFSLAPGPITLEHACANAGQELEARAADLARFWRLAQAARS; encoded by the coding sequence ATGAAAATCGTCATCGCGCCTGATTCCTTCAAGGAGAGCCTGAGCGCGCCCGAGGTGGCCCGGGCCATCGCCCGCGGCTGGCTGGCCGTATACCCGGACGCCGAAATCGCCCTGTGCCCCATGGCCGATGGCGGGGAAGGTACCGTGGACGCCGTATTGGCGGCCAGCGGCGGTGAGCGCCGCGAATTGACCGTGAAGGGTCCGCTGGCAACGCCGGTGAGCGCCCATTGGGGTTGGCTGGGCGACGGCACGGCGGTGATCGAAATGGCCGCCGCCAGTGGCCTGCATTGGGTGCCCAGCGAACAACGTGATGCCCGGGTGACCAGCAGCTATGGCACCGGGGAGTTGATCAGCGCAGCGCTGGATGCCGGCGCCACGCGGATCATCCTGGGTCTCGGCGGCAGCGCCACCAATGATGGTGGCAGCGGGTTGCTGCGCGCGCTGGGCGTGAGGTTTCTCGATGCCGGCGGTAACCAGTTGCGCCAGGGCGGTGCGGCACTGGCAGCGCTGCAACGGGTCGACCTCAGCGGGCTCGACGAGCGGCTGCAGCACGTGGAGGTGGATGTGGCGGCGGATGTCGACAATCCGCTGTGCGGCCCGAAAGGTGCGTCGGCGGTATTCGGTCCGCAGAAGGGCGCGAATCCCGAACAGGTCAAGGAGCTGGACGCGGCGTTGGCGCGCCTGGCCGAAGTGGTTGGTGAGGCCCTGGGCGAAGACTTCAGCACCTTTCCCGGCGTCGGGGCGGCCGGTGGCCTGGGTTTTGCCGCCAAGGCCTTTCTCGGTGCGCGCTTTCGCCCCGGCATCGAACTGGTGGCCGAGCTGTCCGGCCTAGCCGAGGCAGTGCGCGGCGCCGACCTGGTGATCACCGGGGAAGGGCGCCTGGATGCCCAGAGTCTGCATGGCAAGACGCCGGTTGGCGTGGCGCGGGTGGCGCAAGCGCAGGGTGTACCCGTGATCGCCCTGGCCGGCAGCCTGGGCGACGGCTACCAGCAGGTGCGCGAAGCCGGCATCGAAGCCTGCTTCAGCCTGGCACCGGGGCCGATTACCCTGGAACATGCCTGCGCCAACGCTGGGCAGGAGCTCGAAGCACGGGCGGCCGATCTCGCCAGGTTCTGGCGGCTGGCCCAGGCGGCACGCAGCTGA